A portion of the Camelus ferus isolate YT-003-E chromosome 16, BCGSAC_Cfer_1.0, whole genome shotgun sequence genome contains these proteins:
- the LOC102515124 gene encoding monocarboxylate transporter 13 isoform X5 codes for MAHKAEPPDGGWGWMVVLSAFFQSALVFGVLRSFGVFFVEFVAAFEEQAARVSWIASIGIAVQQFGSPVGSALSTKFGPRPVVMAGGILAALGMLLASFATSLTHLYLSIGLLSGSGWALTFTPTLACLSRYFSRRRSLATGLALTGVGLSSFAFAPLFQWLLSYYAWRGALLLVSALSLHLVACGALLRPLSLAEDPAVGGPGTQLTSLLHHGPFLRYTVALTLINTGYFIPYVHLVAHLQDLDWDPLPAAFLLSVVAISDLVGRVASGWLGDAVPGPVARLLMLWTTLTGVILALFPVALAPTALVALAVAYGFTSGALTPVAFSVLPELVGTGKIYCGLGLVQMVESIGGLLGAPLSGYLRDVTGNYTASFVVSGAFLLAGSGVLITLPHFFCFSAPTSKPQDLVTETLGTKVPLPSEGLGEE; via the exons ATGGCACATAAAGCCGAGCCCCCCGACGGGggctggggatggatggtggtgctCTCAGCGTTCTTCCAGTCGGCGCTGGTGTTCGGGGTGCTCCGCTCCTTCGGCGTCTTCTTTGTGGAGTTTGTGGCAGCGTTTGAGGAGCAGGCGGCGCGAGTCTCCTGGATCGCTTCCATAGGAATCGCGGTGCAGCAGTTCGGGA gccCAGTAGGCAGTGCCCTGAGCACGAAGTTCGGGCCCAGGCCTGTGGTAATGGCTGGGGGTATCTTGGCTGCGCTGGGGATGCTGCTCGCCTCCTTTGCTACCTCCTTGACCCACCTGTACCTGAGTATTGGGCTGCTTTCAG GATCTGGCTGGGCCTTGACCTTCACTCCGACCCTGGCCTGCCTGTCCCGTTACTTCTCTCGCCGGCGATCCCTGGCCACCGGGCTGGCACTGACGGGTGTCGGCCTCTCCTCCTTTGCCTTTGCCCCACTTTTCCAGTGGCTGCTCAGCTACTATGCCTGGCGGGGGGCCCTCCTGCTGGTGtctgccctctccctccacttGGTGGCCTGTGGTGCTCTTCTCCGCCCACTCTCCCTGGCTGAGGACCCTGCCGTGGGTGGCCCTGGGACCCAactcacctccctcctccatcatggccccttcctccgtTACACTGTCGCCCTCACCCTGATCAACACTGGCTACTTTATTCCCTATGTGCACCTGGTGGCGCATCTGCAAGACCTGGACTGGGACCCACTGCCTGCTGCCTTCCTACTCTCAGTGGTGGCTATTTCGGATCTTGTGGGGCGTGTGGCCTCTGGGTGGCTAGGGGATGCAGTCCCAGGGCCTGTGGCAAGACTCCTGATGCTCTGGACCACCCTGACTGGGGTGATACTGGCCCTGTTCCCTGTGGCTTTGGCTCCCACAGCCCTGGTGGCTCTGGCTGTGGCATATGGCTTCACATCAGGGGCCCTGACCCCAGTGGCCTTCTCCGTGCTGCCTGAACTGGTGGGGactggaaagatatactgtggcCTGGGACTGGTGCAGATGGTAGAGAGCATCGGGGGGCTGCTGGGGGCTCCTCTGTCAG GCTACCTCCGGGATGTGACAGGCAACTACACGGCTTCCTTTGTGGTGTCTGGGGCCTTCCTCCTTGCAGGGAGTGGAGTTCTCATCACTCTGCCTCACTTCTTCTGCTTCTCAGCTCCTACTTCCAAGCCCCAGGACCTTGTAACGGAGACACTGGGTACCAAAGTCCCTCTGCCcagtgaggggctgggagaggaatgA